From the Rhodococcus sp. NBC_00297 genome, one window contains:
- the hisD gene encoding histidinol dehydrogenase has product MTARTELRRVDLRGSSPSTAELRAVLPRGGVDVNSVLHLVTPVVEAVRERGADAALEYSETFDRVRPDSVRVPAAELEKALNQLDPDVRAALEVSIERSRIVHEDQRRSETVTTVVPGGTVIEKWVPVERVGLYVPGGNAVYPSSVVMNVVPAQVAGVGSLVVASPPQADFGGLPHPTILAAAALLGVDEVWAVGGAQGVALLTYGGVDTDGAPLEPVDMITGPGNIYVTAAKRLCRGAVGIDSEAGPTEIAILADDTADPVHVAADLISQAEHDVLAASVLVTTSVALADAVTREVAERTLTTKHSERVATALSGEQSGIVLVDTVADGIRTVDAYAAEHLEIQTENASEVAGRIRSAGAVFVGPWSPVSLGDYCAGSNHVLPTAGCARHSSGLSVQTFLRGIHIVDYSRDALDGVAKHVVALANAEDLPAHGDAVRVRFESRS; this is encoded by the coding sequence ATGACTGCCCGCACCGAGTTGCGACGCGTGGATCTACGCGGCAGCTCTCCGTCCACCGCCGAGCTGCGCGCGGTTCTCCCACGGGGTGGAGTGGACGTGAACTCGGTGCTGCATCTGGTCACCCCGGTGGTCGAGGCGGTGCGTGAGCGCGGCGCCGACGCGGCGCTCGAGTACAGCGAGACGTTCGACCGCGTGCGTCCCGACTCCGTGCGAGTCCCGGCCGCCGAGCTCGAGAAGGCTCTGAACCAGCTCGATCCCGACGTGCGGGCGGCACTCGAGGTGTCCATCGAGCGTTCGCGCATCGTGCACGAGGATCAGCGTCGGTCCGAGACCGTGACGACCGTCGTCCCCGGTGGAACCGTCATCGAGAAGTGGGTCCCGGTCGAGCGAGTCGGACTGTACGTACCGGGCGGCAACGCCGTGTACCCGTCGTCCGTCGTCATGAACGTCGTCCCCGCGCAGGTCGCCGGCGTCGGCAGCCTCGTCGTCGCCTCGCCGCCGCAGGCGGACTTCGGCGGCCTCCCGCACCCCACCATCCTGGCGGCGGCAGCGTTGCTCGGCGTGGACGAGGTCTGGGCGGTCGGCGGTGCCCAGGGCGTCGCACTGCTCACCTACGGCGGCGTGGACACCGACGGTGCGCCGCTCGAGCCCGTCGACATGATCACCGGCCCGGGCAACATCTACGTCACCGCGGCGAAGCGGCTGTGCCGTGGAGCGGTGGGCATCGACTCCGAGGCCGGGCCCACCGAGATCGCCATCCTGGCCGACGACACCGCCGACCCGGTGCACGTCGCCGCCGATCTGATCTCGCAGGCCGAACACGACGTGCTGGCGGCGAGCGTGCTCGTCACCACCTCGGTCGCCCTGGCGGACGCCGTCACGCGCGAGGTCGCCGAGCGCACGCTCACCACCAAGCACTCCGAACGCGTCGCGACGGCGCTGTCCGGTGAGCAGTCGGGCATCGTGCTGGTGGACACGGTGGCCGACGGCATCCGCACGGTCGACGCCTACGCCGCGGAACACCTCGAGATCCAGACCGAGAACGCCTCCGAGGTGGCGGGCCGCATCCGCAGCGCCGGAGCGGTGTTCGTCGGACCGTGGTCGCCGGTGAGCCTCGGCGACTACTGCGCCGGGTCCAACCACGTCCTGCCGACGGCCGGATGCGCCCGTCACTCGTCCGGGTTGTCGGTGCAGACCTTCCTGCGCGGCATCCACATCGTCGACTACTCGCGCGACGCTCTCGACGGCG